A DNA window from Iodobacter ciconiae contains the following coding sequences:
- a CDS encoding beta-ketoacyl-ACP reductase yields the protein MRLKDKVAIITGSASGIGQATAIKFAAEGAKVVVCDVNQSGIDAVVFGLVQSGAVAVGHVVDVTNKTQIAEMVAAVKAQFGRIDVLVNNAGIVQDAQLIKMTEEQFDRVIDINLKGVYNCARAVVDIMVEQGNGVILNASSVVGVYGNFGQTNYAAAKFGVIGFVKTWAKELGKKGIRANAVCPGFVATPILKAMPEKVIQSMEERVPMKRMAQPEEIANVYAFLASDEASYINGAAIEVTGGLTL from the coding sequence ATGAGACTTAAAGATAAAGTTGCGATTATTACAGGTTCTGCTAGCGGAATTGGTCAGGCCACAGCGATTAAATTTGCCGCAGAAGGCGCTAAAGTAGTGGTGTGCGATGTAAACCAGAGTGGCATTGATGCCGTTGTTTTTGGCCTCGTGCAAAGTGGCGCGGTGGCGGTAGGTCATGTGGTTGATGTTACCAATAAAACTCAGATTGCCGAAATGGTGGCAGCAGTTAAAGCGCAGTTTGGCCGCATTGATGTGCTGGTAAATAACGCAGGTATTGTGCAAGATGCACAGCTGATCAAAATGACGGAAGAGCAGTTTGATCGCGTGATCGATATCAACCTGAAAGGTGTTTACAACTGTGCCCGTGCTGTGGTCGATATCATGGTTGAGCAGGGTAATGGTGTGATTCTGAATGCTTCTTCGGTCGTTGGTGTATATGGCAACTTTGGTCAGACTAATTATGCTGCAGCTAAGTTTGGTGTAATTGGTTTTGTAAAAACATGGGCCAAAGAGCTGGGTAAGAAAGGCATTCGTGCTAATGCAGTTTGCCCCGGCTTTGTTGCAACTCCCATCCTGAAAGCGATGCCGGAAAAAGTGATTCAGTCGATGGAAGAGCGCGTGCCAATGAAGCGTATGGCCCAACCTGAAGAAATCGCCAATGTGTATGCATTTTTGGCCAGCGATGAAGCCAGCTATATCAATGGTGCAGCGATTGAAGTAACGGGTGGTTTGACGTTGTAA
- a CDS encoding argininosuccinate synthase — protein sequence MSDVKKAVLAYSGGLDTSVILKWLQDTYQCEVVTFTADLGQGEELEPARQKAVQFGIKPENIFIDDLREEFVRDFVFPMFRANTVYEGEYLLGTSIARPLIAKRQIEIANLTGADAVSHGATGKGNDQVRFELGYYALRPDIKVIAPWREWDLNSREKLLDYAEKHGMDIAKKKNGGSPYSMDANLLHISYEGQVLENPAAEPEEDMWLWSVSPEQAPDAAEYVELEYEKGDITGINGVKMSPATVLATLNKLGGKHGIGRLDLVENRFVGMKSRGCYETPGGTIMLKAHRAIESICLDREVAHLKDELMPKYASLIYNGYWWAPERLMLQSMIDASQNHVNGWVRVKLYKGNVIVVGRDSKQSLFDANIATFEDDGGAYNQADAAGFIKLNALRMRIAAKLRK from the coding sequence ATGTCTGATGTTAAAAAAGCGGTTCTTGCCTACTCTGGTGGCCTAGATACCTCGGTAATCCTGAAGTGGTTGCAAGATACATATCAATGCGAAGTGGTGACATTTACCGCAGATCTGGGCCAGGGCGAAGAGCTTGAGCCCGCCCGCCAAAAAGCCGTACAGTTTGGCATCAAGCCAGAAAATATTTTTATTGATGATTTGCGCGAAGAGTTCGTGCGGGACTTTGTCTTCCCCATGTTCCGAGCAAATACCGTTTATGAAGGCGAATACCTGCTGGGCACGTCCATTGCCCGCCCGCTAATTGCCAAGCGCCAGATTGAGATTGCTAATCTAACCGGTGCAGATGCCGTCAGCCACGGAGCAACAGGTAAAGGCAATGATCAAGTCCGCTTCGAGCTGGGCTATTACGCTCTGCGCCCGGACATCAAAGTGATTGCACCATGGCGCGAATGGGATTTAAACAGCCGTGAAAAGCTGCTCGATTACGCCGAGAAACATGGCATGGATATCGCCAAGAAAAAAAATGGTGGCAGCCCTTACTCTATGGATGCCAATCTGCTACATATTTCTTACGAGGGCCAGGTACTGGAAAACCCGGCAGCCGAGCCCGAAGAAGACATGTGGCTCTGGTCGGTTAGCCCGGAGCAAGCCCCGGATGCAGCCGAGTACGTAGAGCTTGAATACGAAAAAGGCGATATTACCGGCATTAATGGCGTCAAAATGAGCCCGGCCACGGTATTGGCCACACTGAATAAACTCGGTGGCAAACACGGTATTGGCCGCCTTGATCTGGTTGAAAACCGCTTTGTTGGCATGAAAAGCCGTGGCTGCTACGAAACCCCCGGCGGTACGATTATGCTGAAAGCCCACCGCGCCATTGAATCCATTTGCCTTGACCGCGAAGTAGCTCACCTTAAAGACGAGCTGATGCCTAAATACGCCAGCCTGATTTACAACGGCTACTGGTGGGCACCAGAGCGCCTGATGCTGCAAAGCATGATTGACGCAAGCCAAAACCATGTAAATGGCTGGGTGCGCGTTAAACTCTACAAAGGCAATGTGATTGTGGTGGGGCGTGACTCCAAACAATCACTATTTGATGCCAACATTGCCACCTTTGAAGACGATGGCGGGGCTTATAATCAGGCAGATGCAGCAGGCTTTATTAAACTGAATGCATTACGTATGCGAATTGCCGCTAAATTACGCAAGTAA
- the argF gene encoding ornithine carbamoyltransferase, translating to MRHYLQFTDFTREEYDYLFKRAAILKAKLAAGELYQPLIGKVLAMIFEKSSTRTRVSFEAGMAQFGGHAMFLQSKDTQLGRGEPIEDVAKVISRMTNIVMVRTFEQSIVERFADNSLVPVINGLTNEYHPCQILADIFTYIEKNGSIEGKTVAWIGDSNNISRTWLQAAKIFNFKLKQACPRGYEMTVLDGQKYDVEHFETFYDPYQAARDADIVTTDVCTSMGFERETLQRRKDFLHYRVSEKVMLQAKANAMFMHCLPAHRGEEVDPEVIDGPQSVVWDEAENRMHTQKAVIEYLLLGKVEE from the coding sequence ATGCGCCATTATCTGCAGTTTACTGATTTTACCCGCGAAGAATATGACTATCTGTTCAAACGCGCTGCCATTCTTAAAGCCAAACTGGCCGCAGGCGAGCTTTACCAGCCGCTGATTGGTAAAGTGCTAGCCATGATTTTTGAAAAATCATCCACCCGTACTCGTGTTTCTTTTGAAGCAGGCATGGCGCAGTTCGGTGGTCATGCGATGTTTTTGCAATCCAAAGACACCCAGTTGGGCCGTGGCGAGCCTATCGAAGATGTGGCGAAAGTCATCAGCCGCATGACCAATATCGTAATGGTACGTACTTTCGAGCAAAGTATTGTTGAACGCTTTGCCGATAATTCTTTAGTTCCCGTTATTAACGGGCTGACCAATGAATATCACCCATGCCAGATTCTGGCCGATATTTTTACCTATATCGAAAAAAATGGCTCGATCGAAGGCAAAACAGTAGCCTGGATTGGTGATAGCAACAATATTTCCCGCACCTGGCTACAAGCTGCAAAAATTTTCAATTTCAAACTCAAGCAAGCCTGTCCGCGCGGCTATGAAATGACAGTACTTGATGGCCAGAAATATGACGTTGAGCATTTTGAAACCTTTTACGATCCGTATCAAGCCGCCAGAGATGCCGACATCGTAACTACCGATGTATGCACTTCAATGGGATTTGAGCGTGAAACCTTGCAACGCCGAAAAGACTTTTTGCATTACAGAGTCAGCGAAAAAGTCATGCTGCAAGCTAAGGCCAACGCCATGTTTATGCACTGTCTGCCAGCGCATCGTGGCGAAGAAGTCGACCCGGAAGTCATCGACGGACCACAATCGGTCGTCTGGGATGAAGCAGAAAATCGCATGCACACACAAAAAGCTGTGATTGAATACCTATTACTGGGTAAAGTAGAGGAATAA
- a CDS encoding radical SAM protein — translation MNKKIFLAHNSCLNAAYDLNVLRAGIEAAGHQLVDRPELADEIVFSGCSVREHWVDDAINQLDQARLRSPEARIVITGCIANTSRQIVQSRMTGGQLSFLPIQEVLLENSELSFAEVDRRLSQEGGNSFEPATANGLHSLRRRVGETKYRILAMLDEEDRRHGTHFVRNYRQTTKGFVFYDEQESCEMITVTRSCPYQCSFCNIPLGRGDFVSVPLQDIVAKAQAAVANGRHHIILIGDEVGNYGIKTGGARFPEMIQAVLSLHPSVTISIRYIEPKPFLKYFEKLLFWGKAGRLQLLYISLQSGSQRLLKAMRRGYDIDRIAKALREFRQSCPTILYGNWLVGFPGEQEEDFQATVSLVRDLDFHINVAIPFSPRPGTPAWVMADQVDPAVIDIRVNTLTEVASELKVALMSQYLAPIASSQCSAILELVWLAEYEQYVPNDQLPAPRPVIPLVLRNS, via the coding sequence ATGAACAAGAAGATTTTTCTCGCTCATAACTCTTGTTTAAATGCCGCGTACGATTTGAATGTACTGCGCGCTGGCATTGAAGCTGCAGGGCATCAGCTTGTTGATCGCCCCGAGCTGGCTGATGAAATTGTCTTTTCCGGTTGTTCTGTTCGTGAGCACTGGGTGGATGATGCTATCAATCAGCTGGATCAGGCCCGCTTAAGGTCGCCTGAGGCTCGTATTGTGATAACCGGTTGTATTGCCAATACGAGCCGTCAGATAGTTCAATCCCGAATGACGGGCGGCCAGCTCTCCTTTTTGCCTATACAAGAAGTGCTGCTAGAAAATTCGGAGCTTTCTTTTGCTGAGGTGGATAGACGTCTTTCTCAGGAGGGGGGAAATAGCTTTGAGCCTGCTACGGCTAATGGTTTGCATAGCTTACGCCGTCGGGTGGGGGAGACTAAATACCGTATATTGGCCATGCTTGATGAGGAAGATCGTCGGCATGGAACCCATTTTGTCAGGAACTACCGGCAAACCACAAAGGGTTTTGTTTTCTACGACGAACAAGAGTCCTGTGAGATGATTACGGTGACGCGGAGTTGCCCGTATCAATGCAGCTTTTGCAATATTCCGCTGGGGCGTGGTGATTTCGTCTCGGTTCCGTTACAAGATATCGTTGCCAAGGCTCAGGCTGCAGTTGCCAACGGGCGGCACCATATTATTCTGATTGGTGATGAGGTTGGAAACTATGGCATTAAAACGGGTGGCGCCCGTTTTCCCGAAATGATCCAAGCTGTGCTTTCTCTTCACCCATCAGTCACAATATCAATTCGTTATATCGAACCCAAGCCGTTCCTGAAATATTTTGAAAAACTATTATTTTGGGGTAAAGCTGGCCGGTTGCAGCTGTTGTATATCTCTTTGCAAAGTGGTTCCCAACGTCTGCTTAAAGCAATGCGCCGGGGATACGATATTGATAGGATTGCTAAAGCGCTAAGGGAATTTCGCCAAAGCTGTCCCACCATCCTTTATGGAAACTGGCTTGTTGGTTTTCCTGGTGAGCAAGAGGAAGACTTTCAAGCTACAGTTTCGCTTGTTCGTGATCTTGATTTTCATATTAACGTTGCTATTCCATTTTCACCACGGCCGGGTACTCCTGCATGGGTAATGGCTGATCAGGTAGATCCCGCAGTAATTGATATACGTGTTAACACGCTTACCGAGGTGGCTTCTGAGCTGAAAGTAGCGCTAATGAGCCAATACCTGGCGCCCATTGCATCCTCTCAATGCAGCGCCATACTCGAATTGGTATGGCTGGCAGAGTATGAGCAGTATGTTCCGAATGATCAATTACCTGCTCCCCGCCCGGTTATTCCTCTGGTATTAAGAAATTCATGA
- the leuE gene encoding leucine efflux protein LeuE — protein sequence MFGITDLSSYLLGTFFIVLLPGPNSIFTLSVAAKLGVRAGYAAAAGIVTGDLILMLLASVGVASLMHTHPATFDMVRYAGAAYLAWMGFKMLLAKPQAGNNAPMEAPSGHIYKQALSISLVNVKAILFFMAFFPQFVDPAYDRIPLTFAILGMIVQAVSLAYLTFLIFAGAGLSRRLAGKQWLSRWLARLTGVLFISFGARLALTH from the coding sequence ATGTTTGGCATTACCGATTTAAGCAGCTATCTGCTCGGCACTTTCTTTATTGTTTTACTGCCGGGGCCAAACTCGATTTTTACTTTGTCTGTGGCGGCCAAACTGGGTGTACGTGCAGGTTATGCTGCAGCAGCTGGTATTGTTACGGGTGATTTAATCCTGATGCTACTTGCCAGTGTGGGTGTTGCATCTTTAATGCACACTCATCCTGCAACTTTTGATATGGTTCGTTATGCTGGTGCAGCCTATCTGGCCTGGATGGGATTCAAAATGCTGCTAGCAAAACCACAGGCAGGCAATAATGCGCCAATGGAAGCACCGTCTGGCCATATTTACAAGCAGGCACTGTCTATTTCGCTTGTAAATGTGAAAGCAATCTTATTTTTTATGGCATTTTTCCCCCAGTTTGTGGACCCGGCTTATGACCGGATTCCACTCACTTTTGCAATACTTGGCATGATCGTTCAAGCCGTAAGTTTGGCTTATCTGACCTTTTTAATCTTTGCTGGTGCAGGCCTTTCCAGGCGACTAGCAGGCAAACAGTGGCTGAGCCGTTGGCTGGCGCGCTTAACTGGTGTACTTTTTATCAGCTTTGGTGCGCGGCTTGCTCTTACTCACTAA